Genomic window (Candidatus Fokinia cryptica):
CGTACAACGATAAGCATTGTTCCCCTAAAGTTATGGAAGGTATATTTATGGAAGATGTAAAGAAAATATCAAACTTCATATCTCTTGCACCATACGATAAGAAAAAAGTGATATTTATTCACGATATCTCAACAATTACTACTAACGCAGCCAATGCTCTTTTAAAAAATATAGAAGATGCTTCACCAGACACCACAATAGTGATAACTATGTCTAAGCGTACAACAGTACCAGAAACAATCTTATCTAGATGTGTGATTTTTAAATTTGTAAGTACGTCATTGAAAGACGCTAGAGATTCTATGGATTCTGAGGTATTCAAAAAATTTGAGATGATATTTAATTTATGTGAGGGAGATCTTAATTTTGTAAATTACGCTATAATGCTTTTGCTTGAAGATTGTAATGCTGGATATGCAGGTACTGTTGCTAAGAATATCATATTTACTATGGAAATATATTCTAATGAAGATACTGATTTCCCCAAAGTTCTTTGGAAAAAAGCTGAAATATTGCTGAACTTTTTAAGAAATTTCATTAGTAAAGTAAAAATTGAAAGAATATTGAAAGAGGAAAGAATGCTAAAGAAGACGATAGTGTTCTTTACTCATGAGATATTGATAGAATTTTCATGTAAATTATTTAAAAACGTAGAAACTACCACAAATTTTGTATTGCAGATGCAAAATACCACAATTTCTAAGA
Coding sequences:
- a CDS encoding AAA family ATPase, which codes for MDRVPNAVLIEIERIYSLSVGLKISLLIFSGILKNKKAHTLDLTISYFLHNFRALFEKHDLDKLLNHPDLLILSGTYNDKHCSPKVMEGIFMEDVKKISNFISLAPYDKKKVIFIHDISTITTNAANALLKNIEDASPDTTIVITMSKRTTVPETILSRCVIFKFVSTSLKDARDSMDSEVFKKFEMIFNLCEGDLNFVNYAIMLLLEDCNAGYAGTVAKNIIFTMEIYSNEDTDFPKVLWKKAEILLNFLRNFISKVKIERILKEERMLKKTIVFFTHEILIEFSCKLFKNVETTTNFVLQMQNTTISKILNDYMTLLSLEHEDLDEHVMLYNTAHKCAKILEKLLSLRKNTP